Proteins encoded in a region of the Limanda limanda chromosome 17, fLimLim1.1, whole genome shotgun sequence genome:
- the si:ch211-139g16.8 gene encoding immunoglobulin superfamily member 6 — MRSPTSVQATDMDWLLCFSLMLTHLLLTDSSEKTEISVTQRQRPIWRKTGQKVVLPCTVSSDSSSGSIHYMWFVFKENSHFPIKLISPKYSLDGASLDIKPLNINDSGIYYCAAQTSGNPAKDSQHVGTGTVLTVTGHVKTLTMHILLWSSLVLLVIYSTAIVTLIILKKHGCNMTCCRRRGKIDKKNESTKKTRFRNVLQEMNNRRNLERSEHASGQSGLQVEPASPEINISTDDIYQNVI; from the exons ATGAGATCACCCACAAGTGTTCAAGCTACAGACATGGACTGGCTGCTTTGCTTTTCCCTCATGCTCACTCACCTGCTGCTAACAG ACAGCTCGGAGAAAACGGAAATCAGCGTAACACAGCGACAGAGGCCGATCTGGAGGAAAACAGGACAAAAGGTTGTTCTGCCTTGTACTGTCAGTTCTGACAGCTCATCCGGAAGCATACATTATATGTGGTTTGTTTTCAAAGAAAACTCCCACTTTCCTATCAAACTGATTTCACCCAAATACAGCCTGGACGGAGCATCTTTAGACATCAAGCCACTTAATATTAATGACAGCGGGATCTACTACTGTGCTGCACAGACGTCTGGAAACCCAGCAAAGGACTCACAGCATGTAGGGACGGGTACGGTTCTTACAGTGACAG GCCACGTTAAAACTTTGACAATGCACATTCTTCTGTGGTCTTCATTGGTCCTCCTGGTCATCTACAGCACGGCAATCGTGACGCTTATCATTTTGAAAAAG CATGGCTGCAACATGACCTGCTGCAGAAGGAGGGGCAAAATCGACAAG AAAAATGAATCaactaaaaaaacaagattCCGCAATGTGCTGCAAGAAATGAACAACAGAAGGAACTTGGAAAGAAGCGAACACGCGTCAGGACAAAGCGGTTTACAAGTGGAG cCAGCAAGTCCTGAAATCAACATCTCAACTGATGACATCTATCAAAATGTCATCTGA
- the mfsd13al gene encoding transmembrane protein 180-like isoform X1 produces the protein MAVQENPAAGPYSGRMGRIRVLIISLGLNPVALAYAMTTLGSTMINSIFSFYYVKLFLNKYKISEGAFQQSQVMYMVWNAINDPLFGYLQDNSRVAFCSQRRLSILYGAPFYSLSFLIAWFPWRSYAPNDWLSGLHLMVALCVFDAMLTFVLLAHSALFAEISSHHQNRLRLIKYNQVASLIGSSSVLFCGLLSNNMEDFPAFQAFTVFIAVISCGFMLYTGIFIESRFENKGSKLLDPGCDDQTSQQSVFSVSPQTTLIWQILVNRDFQVFVVMNFFQVFMLAFFNNFTMIFAEHLIPPDVLPPLAKSIMYGAGFICPQLLVLSCQSLLHGLGYYRIILFTFYLEGAMAAVMLMLGPQHYYFLAFFLTINMVLIQASFSLFGLPLADIIDTDLQRHNRSSPLSSMVFGTNALFTKPGQSLAPMIVLYVLNQFGYEQLKEEGGNSNPSALASLHNVMFYLVCLVPMCVACAQVLAWKPFSIRNSHTVDAKYIDN, from the exons ATGGCCGTGCAGGAGAACCCGGCCGCGGGTCCCTACTCCGGGAGAATGGGCAGAATCCGGGTCCTGATCATCAGCTTGGGGCTCAATCCCGTAGCTCTGGCTTATGCCATGACCACCCTGGGATCCACCATGATCAACAGCATCTTCAGCTTCTACTATGTCAAACTCTTCCTCAACAAGTACAAGATCTCAGAGGGAGCGTTCCAGCAGTCTCAG GTGATGTACATGGTTTGGAATGCGATCAATGACCCTCTGTTCGGCTACCTGCAAGACAACTCCCGAGTGGCCTTCTGCTCTCAGCGCCGCCTCTCCATCCTGTACGGAGCGCCCTTCTACTCCCTGTCTTTCCTTATAGCCTGGTTCCCATGGCGATCCTATGCCCCGAACGACTGGTTGAGTGGCCTTCATTTGATGGTggcgctgtgtgtgtttgacgcCATGCTGACCTTTGTGCTGCTGGCACACAGTGCGTTGTTTGCAGAGATCTCCAGCCACCATCAGAATCGACTAAGACTCATAAAGTACAACCAG GTGGCCTCTCTCATTGGCTCTTCCAGCGTCCTTTTCTGTGGTTTGCTGTCCAATAACATGGAGGACTTTCCAGCCTTCCAAGCCTTCACGGTGTTCATTGCTGTCATTAGCTGTGGCTTCATGCTCTACACAGGCATCTTCATTGAGAGCCGCTTCGAAAACAAAGGGTCTAAACTCTTAGACCCTGGGTGTGATGACCAGACATCCCAGcagtcagtgttttctgtgtcgCCGCAAACGACATTGATCTGGCAAATTCTGGTCAATCGAGACTTTCAGGTTTTCGTGGTCATGAACTTTTTCCAGGTTTTCATGTTGGCCTTCTTCAACAACTTTACTATGATATTTGCTGAGCACCTAATTCCTCCAGATGTGCTTCCACCTCTGGCCAAGAGCATCATGTACGGAGCGGGATTCATCTGTCCACAG TTGTTGGTATTGAGCTGTCAGAGTCTGCTGCATGGCCTTGGCTATTACAGGATCATCCTCTTCACCTTCTACTTGGAGGGTGCAATGGCGGCTGTCATGCTAATGCTCGGTCCTCAGCACTACTATTTTCTGGCCTTTTTCCTCACTATTAACAT GGTCTTGATTCAGGCATCCTTCAGTCTTTTCGGCTTGCCTTTGGCTGACATCATCGACACAGACCTGCAGAGGCACAACCGCAG TTCCCCACTCTCCTCAATGGTGTTTGGGACGAATGCTCTGTTCACCAAGCCGGGTCAGTCTCTAGCCCCGATGATAGTGCTCTACGTCCTCAACCAGTTTGGATATGAACAGCTGAAGGAAGAAGGAGGGAATTCGAATCCAAG CGCCCTGGCCAGCCTCCACAATGTGATGTTCTACCTGGTGTGTCTGGTGCCAATGTGCGTCGCTTGTGCTCAGGTCCTGGCTTGGAAGCCGTTTTCCATTCGCAACAGTCACACAGTAGACGCAAAGTACATTGACAACTGA
- the LOC133022626 gene encoding ER lumen protein-retaining receptor 2-like: MNIFRLTGDLSHLAAIIILLLKIWKSRSCAGISGKSQILFAIVFTARYLDLLTSFISLYNTCMKVIYIGCSCATVYLIYAKFRATYDGNHDSFRVEFLVVPVGGLAVLINHDFSFLEILWTFSIYLESVAILPQLFMISKTGEAETITTHYLFCLGMYRALYLFNWIWRFYFEGFFDMIAIVSGVVQTILYCDFFYLYVTKVLKGKKLSLPA; the protein is encoded by the exons ATGAACATCTTCCGACTGACCGGGGACCTCTCTCATCTGGCTGCCATCATCATCCTGCTGCTGAAGATCTGGAAGAGCAGGTCCTGTGCAG GTATCTCTGGAAAGAGCCAGATCCTGTTTGCCATCGTGTTCACTGCACGCTACCTGGATCTGCTCAcctccttcatctccctctACAACACATGCATGAAG GTGATCTACATCGGTTGTTCGTGTGCCACCGTCTATCTGATCTACGCGAAATTCAGGGCTACCTATGATGGCAACCATGACAGTTTCCGGGTGGAGTTCCTGGTAGTTCCTGTAGGAGGCCTCGCTGTTCTCATCAACCATGACTTCTCTTTCCTCGAG ATCCTTTGGACGTTCTCCATCTACCTGGAGTCTGTGGCAATCCTGCCTCAGCTCTTCATGATCAGCAAGACTGGCGAGGCGGAGACAATCACCACCCACTACCTGTTCTGCCTCGGCATGTATCGCGCCCTCTACCTCTTCAACTGGATCTGGCGTTTCTATTTTGAGGGCTTCTTTGACATGATTGCCATTGTGTCGGGCGTGGTCCAGACTATCCTCTACTGTGACTTCTTCTACCTTTATGTCACCAAAG TGTTGAAAGGCAAGAAGCTGAGTCTGCCTGCATAA
- the mfsd13al gene encoding transmembrane protein 180-like isoform X2, which translates to MGRIRVLIISLGLNPVALAYAMTTLGSTMINSIFSFYYVKLFLNKYKISEGAFQQSQVMYMVWNAINDPLFGYLQDNSRVAFCSQRRLSILYGAPFYSLSFLIAWFPWRSYAPNDWLSGLHLMVALCVFDAMLTFVLLAHSALFAEISSHHQNRLRLIKYNQVASLIGSSSVLFCGLLSNNMEDFPAFQAFTVFIAVISCGFMLYTGIFIESRFENKGSKLLDPGCDDQTSQQSVFSVSPQTTLIWQILVNRDFQVFVVMNFFQVFMLAFFNNFTMIFAEHLIPPDVLPPLAKSIMYGAGFICPQLLVLSCQSLLHGLGYYRIILFTFYLEGAMAAVMLMLGPQHYYFLAFFLTINMVLIQASFSLFGLPLADIIDTDLQRHNRSSPLSSMVFGTNALFTKPGQSLAPMIVLYVLNQFGYEQLKEEGGNSNPSALASLHNVMFYLVCLVPMCVACAQVLAWKPFSIRNSHTVDAKYIDN; encoded by the exons ATGGGCAGAATCCGGGTCCTGATCATCAGCTTGGGGCTCAATCCCGTAGCTCTGGCTTATGCCATGACCACCCTGGGATCCACCATGATCAACAGCATCTTCAGCTTCTACTATGTCAAACTCTTCCTCAACAAGTACAAGATCTCAGAGGGAGCGTTCCAGCAGTCTCAG GTGATGTACATGGTTTGGAATGCGATCAATGACCCTCTGTTCGGCTACCTGCAAGACAACTCCCGAGTGGCCTTCTGCTCTCAGCGCCGCCTCTCCATCCTGTACGGAGCGCCCTTCTACTCCCTGTCTTTCCTTATAGCCTGGTTCCCATGGCGATCCTATGCCCCGAACGACTGGTTGAGTGGCCTTCATTTGATGGTggcgctgtgtgtgtttgacgcCATGCTGACCTTTGTGCTGCTGGCACACAGTGCGTTGTTTGCAGAGATCTCCAGCCACCATCAGAATCGACTAAGACTCATAAAGTACAACCAG GTGGCCTCTCTCATTGGCTCTTCCAGCGTCCTTTTCTGTGGTTTGCTGTCCAATAACATGGAGGACTTTCCAGCCTTCCAAGCCTTCACGGTGTTCATTGCTGTCATTAGCTGTGGCTTCATGCTCTACACAGGCATCTTCATTGAGAGCCGCTTCGAAAACAAAGGGTCTAAACTCTTAGACCCTGGGTGTGATGACCAGACATCCCAGcagtcagtgttttctgtgtcgCCGCAAACGACATTGATCTGGCAAATTCTGGTCAATCGAGACTTTCAGGTTTTCGTGGTCATGAACTTTTTCCAGGTTTTCATGTTGGCCTTCTTCAACAACTTTACTATGATATTTGCTGAGCACCTAATTCCTCCAGATGTGCTTCCACCTCTGGCCAAGAGCATCATGTACGGAGCGGGATTCATCTGTCCACAG TTGTTGGTATTGAGCTGTCAGAGTCTGCTGCATGGCCTTGGCTATTACAGGATCATCCTCTTCACCTTCTACTTGGAGGGTGCAATGGCGGCTGTCATGCTAATGCTCGGTCCTCAGCACTACTATTTTCTGGCCTTTTTCCTCACTATTAACAT GGTCTTGATTCAGGCATCCTTCAGTCTTTTCGGCTTGCCTTTGGCTGACATCATCGACACAGACCTGCAGAGGCACAACCGCAG TTCCCCACTCTCCTCAATGGTGTTTGGGACGAATGCTCTGTTCACCAAGCCGGGTCAGTCTCTAGCCCCGATGATAGTGCTCTACGTCCTCAACCAGTTTGGATATGAACAGCTGAAGGAAGAAGGAGGGAATTCGAATCCAAG CGCCCTGGCCAGCCTCCACAATGTGATGTTCTACCTGGTGTGTCTGGTGCCAATGTGCGTCGCTTGTGCTCAGGTCCTGGCTTGGAAGCCGTTTTCCATTCGCAACAGTCACACAGTAGACGCAAAGTACATTGACAACTGA